In the Opitutaceae bacterium genome, one interval contains:
- a CDS encoding MotA/TolQ/ExbB proton channel family protein: protein MIRSHFVRVFFLGLLLTVSARSESSLNDRMAAALLDYTARLEMANAELAETRHRIEDERVPLMDSIRQIEEDLVTLEAEVSALEAESARAEEGRQETEMSWESIVRNVDYLSRISLENLEGMKAALLPGEADVYDERIDELLETLARPSQLERAAAILAAPELQLERLRRQIGGHLLDGLAISEDDNVVRKGTYAFIGPEVLFASDDLERAGTVRPREGAPIPTVFRLPEWNRENVRALFQGERGTMPADASGGKALPLKASEESLLGHLRKGGVVGYVIMGLGLFALVTAFVKLTDLRRLSVDAPRVVRGVLDALASGVGKVEIANTVGSLRATTRELFESGLRHVEKPKALLEEHLSAFILRQRIDHERRLPLLAVIAAAAPLLGLLGTVVGMVKTFTLITIYGTGDAGKLSSGISEALITTELGLIVAIPTLVLHGYLSHRMQKNLALLEQYAVEFVTAAEENRTNSERGEADDR from the coding sequence ATGATTCGTTCACACTTCGTTCGGGTGTTCTTTCTGGGTCTCTTGCTCACCGTCAGTGCCCGGAGCGAGTCTTCGCTCAATGATCGAATGGCCGCGGCCCTTCTCGACTACACCGCTCGTCTGGAAATGGCCAATGCCGAGCTCGCTGAAACGAGGCACCGGATTGAGGACGAGCGTGTGCCGTTGATGGATTCGATCCGGCAAATAGAAGAGGATCTCGTCACGCTCGAAGCGGAAGTCTCGGCGTTGGAAGCGGAGTCGGCTCGCGCCGAAGAAGGTCGCCAGGAAACGGAGATGAGTTGGGAGTCCATCGTCCGCAACGTGGATTACCTTTCGAGGATCAGTCTGGAGAATCTGGAGGGCATGAAGGCCGCGCTGCTGCCGGGGGAAGCCGACGTCTATGACGAGCGGATCGACGAACTGCTCGAGACCCTGGCCCGGCCCTCTCAGCTGGAACGGGCGGCGGCTATTCTGGCGGCTCCGGAGCTGCAATTGGAGCGACTTCGCCGGCAGATTGGCGGACATCTGCTGGACGGTCTGGCCATCTCCGAAGACGACAATGTCGTCCGAAAGGGAACCTATGCCTTTATCGGCCCGGAGGTCCTCTTTGCGTCGGATGATCTGGAAAGGGCGGGAACCGTAAGGCCTCGCGAAGGAGCACCGATTCCGACCGTCTTCCGCCTGCCCGAATGGAACCGGGAAAACGTCCGGGCCCTTTTCCAGGGCGAACGCGGAACGATGCCGGCCGACGCCTCCGGAGGCAAGGCGCTGCCCTTGAAGGCGTCCGAAGAATCCCTGCTCGGCCACCTGAGGAAAGGTGGGGTTGTCGGCTATGTCATCATGGGACTTGGCCTCTTTGCGCTGGTCACGGCATTCGTCAAACTGACCGATCTCCGGCGGCTTTCAGTCGATGCCCCGAGGGTCGTCAGGGGGGTCCTGGACGCATTGGCGTCCGGGGTGGGCAAGGTGGAGATCGCGAATACGGTCGGATCCCTGCGAGCCACCACGCGCGAGCTTTTTGAGTCGGGTCTGCGCCATGTGGAGAAGCCCAAGGCGCTGCTGGAGGAGCACCTTTCGGCCTTCATCCTGCGGCAACGCATCGACCACGAGCGCCGATTGCCGCTCCTTGCGGTCATCGCGGCAGCGGCGCCCTTGCTCGGACTTCTGGGTACGGTGGTCGGAATGGTGAAGACGTTTACGCTCATCACCATTTATGGAACCGGAGACGCCGGTAAGCTTTCCAGTGGCATCTCCGAGGCCCTGATCACGACCGAGCTTGGTCTGATCGTCGCCATCCCGACCCTCGTGCTCCACGGTTACCTGAGCCATCGCATGCAGAAGAATTTGGCGCTTCTGGAACAGTATGCCGTGGAGTTTGTGACCGCGGCGGAGGAAAACAGAACGAATTCTGAACGAGGGGAGGCGGACGACCGATGA
- a CDS encoding DUF3450 family protein — MDFVRIQGIRFLTCLASLATLASLGHGEDSLESIEKVARDWAQTRKETVRELDDWRWQKTFLESTREALNRRTRTLEDRREYLLATSSRLRESYVEMGRRNEEAMQVLEEAGGTIDGVIAELKRLRAFLPPRLSSALEYAYQSLEDSSRTLGERMQSVASIFNRCSQFNNAITYAEEVLAMAPGEEPRYVSVLYWGLSHGYAIDSADGVSYLGSPIESGWTWERRPDIAGAVSRLMSIYHDKAKPDFVPVPVQVSDPADPDREN; from the coding sequence ATGGATTTTGTCCGGATCCAAGGAATTCGTTTTCTCACGTGTCTCGCCAGTCTGGCCACGCTGGCTTCATTGGGACACGGTGAGGATTCGCTTGAATCGATCGAGAAAGTCGCCCGGGACTGGGCGCAGACGCGGAAGGAAACGGTCCGTGAGCTGGATGATTGGCGTTGGCAGAAGACCTTTCTCGAGTCGACACGGGAGGCTCTGAATCGGCGGACGCGAACGCTGGAGGACAGGAGGGAGTATCTCCTGGCGACTTCATCGAGGTTGCGGGAAAGCTACGTGGAGATGGGCCGGCGCAACGAGGAAGCGATGCAGGTCCTCGAGGAGGCCGGTGGAACGATTGATGGCGTCATTGCGGAGCTCAAGAGGTTGCGGGCCTTTTTGCCGCCGAGGTTGTCCTCCGCGCTCGAGTATGCCTACCAGAGTCTTGAGGATTCTTCACGGACTCTGGGTGAGCGGATGCAATCGGTGGCTTCCATCTTCAATCGGTGCAGCCAGTTCAACAACGCGATCACCTATGCCGAAGAGGTTCTTGCCATGGCCCCGGGTGAGGAGCCCAGATATGTCAGTGTGCTCTATTGGGGCCTGAGTCATGGCTATGCCATCGACAGTGCCGACGGGGTGAGCTACCTGGGGTCTCCCATCGAGTCGGGATGGACCTGGGAGCGGCGGCCGGACATCGCCGGTGCGGTCTCGCGTCTCATGTCCATCTACCACGACAAAGCGAAACCGGACTTTGTCCCGGTCCCGGTTCAGGTTTCAGATCCGGCCGATCCCGACAGGGAGAACTGA